One window from the genome of Spirochaetota bacterium encodes:
- a CDS encoding YggS family pyridoxal phosphate-dependent enzyme produces the protein MTDLKANYARVEERVREALHKAGDADRRVTIVAVTKTVPIETVREFVSLSLTAHLGESRGQELRDKAAALDSTIQWNFIGPIQTNKVKYIARDAALVHSVDSRDIIDELDKRCAALNRSMDILIQVNISNEAQKGGVAPDAAETLIAAAKEKEHLSVRGLMGIASLSDDAVAVEREFALLRDLRDTLSSRYPSLTELSMGMSSDFGSALKYGATILRIGSLIFGERG, from the coding sequence ATGACGGACCTGAAGGCGAATTATGCGCGTGTCGAAGAGCGCGTACGCGAGGCTCTGCACAAGGCCGGCGATGCCGACCGACGGGTGACCATCGTTGCGGTGACGAAGACGGTACCGATAGAGACCGTGCGCGAATTCGTCTCGCTGTCGCTCACTGCGCATCTCGGCGAGAGCCGCGGCCAGGAATTGCGCGACAAAGCGGCGGCGCTTGACAGCACCATACAATGGAACTTCATCGGGCCGATACAGACGAACAAAGTGAAATATATCGCCCGCGATGCCGCGCTCGTGCACAGCGTGGACTCCCGCGATATCATCGACGAACTCGATAAGCGATGCGCGGCGCTCAATCGCTCCATGGATATCCTGATACAGGTGAACATCAGCAATGAGGCGCAGAAAGGCGGTGTCGCCCCCGATGCGGCGGAAACCCTCATCGCTGCCGCGAAAGAGAAGGAACATCTTTCCGTGCGCGGGCTCATGGGCATCGCCTCATTATCGGACGACGCGGTAGCGGTGGAACGCGAATTCGCCCTGCTTCGCGACCTGCGCGACACGCTTAGCTCACGTTATCCATCGCTTACCGAACTCTCCATGGGCATGAGCTCGGATTTTGGATCAGCGCTCAAATACGGCGCCACGATACTGCGCATCGGCTCGCTCATCTTCGGTGAACGCGGGTAG
- a CDS encoding AraC family transcriptional regulator, with translation MNAGSAVYWKIPNIAKFPVYLTEDIYEKIEQYPPHHHDAYAIMFLIEGRGRMRIGSESFAIEGERVIIVNRGEEHQIIGTPGGTLHLYNIYFSPEAFAVNARKYLINVLDALPRSERVIDVARNALLMTIPASLREMIYEKDDASFGRRLHLTLKLAEMVLNIAFYRERSRRIESERAGMNGIIDYVRTNYFRKLSVADMAALIPIGTRQFTRNFKKETGMTFKEYVNRVRLNRAKALVANGENAVAASFQIGFESVPYFYRAFKRETGMTPNRYAAKMAVHAGRKKKK, from the coding sequence GTGAACGCGGGTAGCGCCGTGTATTGGAAAATACCGAACATAGCGAAATTCCCCGTGTATCTCACCGAGGATATCTACGAGAAAATAGAACAATACCCCCCCCATCACCACGACGCATATGCGATCATGTTCCTCATCGAGGGCCGCGGGCGCATGCGCATAGGCAGCGAAAGTTTCGCCATTGAAGGAGAACGCGTCATCATCGTCAACCGCGGGGAAGAGCATCAGATAATAGGCACGCCGGGCGGGACGCTGCATCTGTACAACATCTACTTCTCGCCGGAGGCGTTCGCGGTCAATGCGCGGAAATATCTCATCAATGTTCTCGATGCGCTCCCGCGCTCCGAACGCGTCATCGACGTGGCGCGCAATGCGCTCCTCATGACGATACCGGCGTCGCTGCGCGAAATGATCTATGAGAAGGATGATGCATCATTCGGCAGACGGCTGCATCTCACGCTGAAACTCGCCGAAATGGTGCTCAATATCGCGTTCTACCGCGAGCGGTCGCGCCGCATCGAGAGCGAACGGGCAGGCATGAACGGCATCATCGATTACGTGAGGACGAACTATTTCCGGAAATTATCGGTCGCCGATATGGCCGCGCTCATCCCTATCGGCACACGGCAGTTCACACGCAACTTCAAGAAGGAAACAGGCATGACGTTCAAGGAATACGTCAATCGCGTGCGGCTTAACCGAGCGAAGGCGCTCGTCGCCAATGGGGAGAACGCGGTGGCCGCGAGTTTCCAGATAGGATTTGAGAGCGTACCGTACTTCTATCGGGCGTTCAAGCGCGAGACCGGCATGACGCCCAACCGGTATGCAGCGAAAATGGCCGTGCATGCGGGACGAAAAAAGAAGAAATGA
- a CDS encoding LamG domain-containing protein — MKHLACSLLFLCIVSIGTAADGILGIWKFDVPSAVRVEDSSGNGYHASLTGAKWVLGSFGTALLFDKPGTGLDLPKDAGKFDTGSFTLSFWICPFEYDTASKYRMKRIMGVSEYPKRWWNVDMNNDGIIEMEMGLTPAGAAAPVNGGSSSSAKVPLKAWTCIVITVDRDAGKTRFYCNGELDAERPIPAAFTGPLSMQLPVHAGYNGENAFLGLFDELMIAARAVTADEVRAAFERKRTGRQSIGYTAAAIKRVVIVEE; from the coding sequence ATGAAGCACCTTGCCTGTTCCCTGCTATTCCTTTGTATCGTCTCCATCGGCACAGCGGCAGACGGCATTCTGGGCATCTGGAAATTCGATGTGCCCAGCGCTGTCCGAGTCGAGGACAGCTCCGGCAACGGATATCATGCATCCCTTACCGGGGCAAAATGGGTATTGGGCAGTTTCGGCACAGCGCTCTTGTTCGACAAACCGGGCACAGGGCTCGATCTGCCGAAGGATGCCGGCAAATTCGATACCGGCAGCTTTACGCTCTCGTTCTGGATATGTCCGTTCGAATACGACACCGCCTCGAAGTATCGCATGAAGCGCATCATGGGCGTATCCGAATATCCAAAGCGCTGGTGGAACGTCGATATGAACAATGACGGCATCATCGAAATGGAAATGGGGCTCACCCCTGCCGGCGCCGCAGCACCGGTGAACGGGGGCTCGTCATCAAGCGCCAAAGTCCCGCTCAAGGCGTGGACATGCATCGTCATCACGGTTGACCGAGATGCCGGGAAAACTCGTTTCTATTGCAACGGTGAACTCGACGCTGAACGCCCGATACCGGCTGCTTTCACAGGCCCCCTTTCGATGCAATTGCCGGTGCATGCCGGCTACAACGGGGAGAATGCGTTCCTCGGGCTTTTTGACGAGCTCATGATAGCCGCACGCGCGGTAACGGCGGATGAGGTCCGGGCAGCGTTTGAACGCAAGCGCACGGGCAGACAAAGCATCGGGTATACGGCAGCGGCTATTAAGCGCGTTGTCATTGTCGAGGAGTAA
- a CDS encoding right-handed parallel beta-helix repeat-containing protein — translation MGFRRTAYTLFASALCAWLLPAASWYIATNGNDAWSGTLPAVNAAKTDGPFATIARAQEAVRTAGKSTETVIELRGGMYTVTKPIVFTPADSGTANAPVSYRSYKGERVVISGGMRMTGWKKSGQLWSTRIADGGAGKLYFTSLFVNGERRIRARTPNAGKYFFTRSIIKKTPEYNSPTKGIMFSENDIQKWSNLEEAYIVLFHNWVSSINYLRVLDLKKKRVEFWQESPGFFFGTSVRYFVENVFEALDAPGEWFLNTNGTLFYYPLPGEDTSIAQVIAPVIDRTLVSFEGDVGKDAFVEHIRFQGLSFQHVNALLDVEKVKNSVQGAHLQTGAITAAGMRHVVFEDCEITHVGEHAISLKFGCKDNVFRRLHMHDLGGGGVYMGDDQNNDGASFVIERNVVDNCFIHDGGHIFHAGIGVFMGRCAHGNTVSHNEICDLSYSGVSLGWSWSGKQKSMTSGNIAEYNHIHHIGNGVLCDMAGIYTLGVSPGTRINNNLIHDVTRFEQGHLGYGGHGIYLDAGSSEILVENNIVHDIRDSAFFPHSYEYPYGDIVRNNIFAFAGTGLYFTGNKRVHDDRQVDFYGNIVYCTNGAAVDGIIHDPTKLRFASNLYWNSADGLTFITDTFDAWKAKGNDAASLFADPLFENAAKRDLRLKQSSPALSQIGFTPIDMSSIGLYGDTAWTALPKKIVNRAFEAAPPLKEATRIIEDFESTDAGGVPAEITATTENKGDSIAVDAVKGAGGAQALKITDAPGLKYDFNPHWNYRASMKPGKYEFSCDIMNSRETPANFYFEMRDWSKTIFAGPSVSIDMNGAVRVGEREITVVEPGTWFQLHIAFDTSVGAPGSFAVSITPAGGTRVKAECPFTSDKFKTINWVGFASMSTNTAVFYIDNFDLRAVK, via the coding sequence ATGGGTTTTCGTAGAACAGCGTATACCCTCTTCGCCTCGGCACTGTGCGCATGGCTTCTTCCCGCAGCGAGCTGGTATATCGCAACGAACGGCAATGACGCCTGGAGCGGGACACTGCCTGCCGTCAACGCGGCGAAGACGGACGGCCCCTTCGCAACGATAGCACGCGCGCAGGAAGCGGTCCGTACGGCAGGGAAGAGCACTGAAACGGTGATCGAACTCCGCGGCGGCATGTATACCGTCACAAAGCCGATCGTATTCACCCCAGCCGATTCCGGCACAGCGAATGCCCCTGTCAGCTATCGGTCGTACAAGGGGGAACGCGTTGTCATAAGCGGCGGCATGCGTATGACCGGGTGGAAAAAGTCGGGACAACTCTGGAGCACGCGTATCGCGGATGGAGGCGCAGGGAAGCTCTATTTCACTTCGCTTTTCGTGAACGGGGAACGGCGCATACGCGCGCGCACGCCGAACGCGGGGAAATACTTTTTCACTAGGAGCATCATCAAAAAAACGCCGGAATACAATTCCCCCACGAAAGGGATAATGTTCAGCGAGAACGACATCCAGAAATGGTCAAATCTCGAAGAGGCATATATCGTACTCTTCCATAATTGGGTCTCGTCGATCAACTATCTCCGCGTGCTTGATCTGAAAAAAAAGCGTGTTGAATTCTGGCAGGAATCACCGGGGTTCTTCTTCGGCACCTCCGTGCGTTACTTCGTTGAGAACGTCTTTGAAGCACTCGATGCACCCGGCGAATGGTTCCTCAACACCAACGGCACGCTCTTCTATTATCCTTTGCCGGGAGAAGATACCTCCATCGCACAGGTCATAGCACCGGTCATCGATAGGACGCTCGTATCATTCGAGGGGGACGTGGGCAAAGATGCATTCGTGGAGCATATCCGTTTCCAGGGACTTTCCTTCCAGCACGTCAACGCGCTCCTTGATGTCGAGAAAGTAAAGAACAGCGTGCAGGGTGCACATCTTCAGACAGGCGCGATAACCGCTGCCGGCATGCGTCACGTCGTGTTCGAGGATTGCGAGATCACCCATGTCGGCGAGCACGCGATATCGCTCAAGTTCGGCTGCAAGGACAACGTGTTCCGCCGCCTCCACATGCACGACCTCGGCGGCGGCGGCGTCTATATGGGCGACGATCAGAATAATGACGGGGCATCGTTCGTCATCGAGCGCAACGTCGTGGACAACTGTTTCATCCACGACGGCGGGCATATCTTTCACGCCGGCATCGGCGTCTTTATGGGCAGATGCGCACACGGCAATACCGTCTCACATAATGAGATATGCGATCTCAGCTACTCCGGCGTTTCACTCGGCTGGAGCTGGAGCGGCAAGCAGAAGAGCATGACGAGCGGCAACATCGCGGAATACAATCACATCCATCACATCGGCAACGGTGTACTCTGCGATATGGCCGGCATTTATACGCTCGGCGTTTCCCCCGGCACACGCATCAACAATAATCTGATACATGATGTCACCCGTTTCGAGCAGGGACATCTGGGCTATGGCGGCCACGGCATCTATCTCGATGCGGGGAGTTCGGAAATACTGGTCGAGAACAACATCGTCCATGACATTCGGGATAGCGCATTTTTCCCTCATTCGTATGAATATCCGTATGGTGATATCGTTCGCAACAATATCTTCGCGTTCGCAGGTACCGGCCTCTATTTCACCGGGAATAAAAGGGTACATGATGATCGGCAGGTCGATTTCTACGGCAACATCGTCTACTGCACGAACGGCGCCGCGGTCGACGGCATCATCCACGACCCGACAAAGCTGCGTTTCGCGTCCAATCTGTACTGGAACTCGGCCGACGGGCTCACGTTCATAACCGACACGTTCGATGCCTGGAAGGCGAAAGGCAACGATGCGGCCTCCCTCTTTGCCGATCCGCTGTTCGAGAACGCTGCAAAAAGGGACCTTCGCCTGAAGCAGTCCTCCCCGGCACTGTCGCAGATCGGATTCACACCCATCGACATGTCTTCCATCGGGCTTTACGGCGATACTGCATGGACAGCGCTCCCGAAAAAGATCGTGAATCGCGCATTTGAAGCAGCCCCTCCGCTCAAGGAAGCAACGCGCATCATCGAGGATTTTGAATCCACGGATGCGGGCGGTGTTCCAGCCGAGATTACAGCGACCACGGAGAATAAAGGGGACTCCATCGCCGTGGACGCGGTGAAGGGCGCGGGGGGTGCGCAGGCGCTCAAGATCACCGATGCGCCGGGCCTGAAATACGATTTTAATCCGCACTGGAACTATCGCGCGAGCATGAAGCCCGGGAAATACGAATTCTCCTGCGACATTATGAACAGCAGGGAAACGCCGGCGAATTTCTACTTTGAGATGCGCGATTGGAGTAAGACCATTTTTGCCGGGCCTTCGGTCTCCATCGACATGAACGGTGCGGTGCGCGTCGGCGAGCGGGAGATCACCGTCGTAGAGCCGGGCACGTGGTTTCAGCTACACATCGCGTTCGATACGTCAGTGGGTGCGCCGGGCAGTTTCGCGGTTTCGATCACACCGGCGGGCGGGACACGGGTGAAAGCAGAATGTCCGTTCACGAGCGATAAATTCAAGACGATCAACTGGGTCGGGTTCGCGAGCATGAGCACGAATACGGCGGTGTTCTACATCGATAATTTCGATCTCCGCGCCGTCAAATAA
- a CDS encoding AraC family transcriptional regulator — protein sequence MKIPRRSITFPNMARCRGYFPEMVKRGRVLQRAVLAADSTSIRDRITHPYIVGAGFVRPQAWRAPIHDHRHARALLMLHIPEGSCEIKLGTRRYTGKAGETFFVPAGTRIAGITPVTPPGGYYWLVIEYPHPGDGLLMLSAAETTALFRRIRRMKVNLFPAGGSFERLFSELYDSLTARDDIGFIAFAPAVIGLLLSAVRSRGSAPAPGSSLVVRAKRHIDMLTRERAIGMQELCDGIGVSAATIRKIFKRETGVSLKQYHLAKKIEHACAMLSDTVSVTDCAYHLGFASPAHFASAFRRFTGAAPKEYARTANTRMKP from the coding sequence ATGAAAATACCGCGGCGTTCGATAACATTCCCGAATATGGCCCGCTGCCGAGGCTATTTTCCCGAAATGGTCAAGCGCGGACGTGTCCTGCAAAGGGCGGTCCTTGCCGCGGATTCGACCTCTATCCGTGACCGGATAACGCATCCCTACATCGTCGGCGCCGGGTTCGTCCGTCCGCAGGCATGGCGCGCACCGATTCACGACCATAGGCATGCGCGGGCTCTGCTCATGCTCCATATCCCTGAAGGAAGCTGTGAGATAAAACTCGGGACACGGCGGTACACCGGCAAGGCCGGTGAGACCTTCTTTGTACCGGCGGGAACGCGTATCGCGGGCATAACGCCCGTCACGCCGCCGGGCGGATACTATTGGCTTGTGATCGAGTACCCTCATCCCGGCGATGGGCTGCTCATGCTTTCTGCGGCGGAAACCACGGCGCTGTTCCGGCGAATACGGCGGATGAAGGTGAATCTTTTCCCCGCAGGCGGATCTTTTGAAAGACTTTTCTCGGAGCTGTATGATTCGCTCACGGCACGGGATGACATTGGATTTATCGCCTTCGCTCCCGCGGTCATCGGCCTCCTTTTGTCAGCCGTCCGTTCGCGGGGATCGGCACCGGCGCCCGGCTCATCACTCGTGGTCCGCGCGAAGCGGCATATCGACATGCTGACGCGTGAGCGTGCCATCGGCATGCAGGAGCTCTGCGACGGCATCGGTGTGAGCGCCGCGACGATACGGAAGATATTCAAACGCGAAACGGGTGTTTCACTGAAGCAGTATCACCTTGCGAAAAAGATAGAACATGCGTGCGCGATGCTGAGTGATACGGTCAGCGTTACGGATTGTGCGTATCATCTCGGCTTCGCATCGCCGGCCCATTTTGCATCAGCGTTCCGGCGGTTTACCGGCGCCGCCCCGAAGGAATATGCAAGAACGGCGAATACGCGGATGAAGCCGTAG